The following are encoded together in the Cicer arietinum cultivar CDC Frontier isolate Library 1 chromosome 2, Cicar.CDCFrontier_v2.0, whole genome shotgun sequence genome:
- the LOC101492710 gene encoding DNA (cytosine-5)-methyltransferase DRM2 encodes MGDVSGVGSDNFDWNTDDELEIEGFHSSCLSVPNGETIAGSVGASSSAGPSNTKVFDHFISMGFPGEMVSKVIQEYGEENEDKLLEELLTYSALESSPQQQQQVEPDPCSSENAGSSWDDLSSDDSFSDEEMPKSVSRNGDPLHTLVKMGYKEEEAVMAVERLGPNASLEDLVDFIGVAQMAKAEDALLPPEEKPQYNGHAKLKKRSLYDYEVLGKKKPKIFEKRTLCEEDDETQALHLPNPMTGFGVPTDPNSIITHRRIPEDAIGPPYFYYENVALAPKGVWQTISRFLYDVEPEYVDSKYFCAAARKRGYIHNLPIENRYPLLPLPPRTIHDAFPLLKKWWPSWDPRTKLNCLQTVTGSAKLTERIRKAVESCEEFEDPPESVKKYVLDQCRKWNLVWVGKNKVAPLEPDEVETLLGFPRNHTRGGGISRTDRFKSLGNSFQVDTVAYHLSVLKEMYPNGINLLSLFSGIGGAEVALHRLGVPLKNVVSVEKSEVNRNIVRSWWEQTNQRGNLVDLDDVQQLDAVRLEQLMSAFGGFDLIVGGSPCNNLAGSNRVSRNGLEGEHSSLFFDYFRILDLVKNMSPNYR; translated from the exons ATG GGTGATGTTTCTGGTGTGGGTAGTGACAATTTTGATTGGAACACTGATGATGAGCTTGAGATTGAGGGCTTTCATTCCTCATGTTTATCTGTACCCAATGGAGAGACTATTGCTGGGTCTGTAGGG GCAAGCTCATCTGCAGGTCCATCTAATACCAAGGTATTTGACCACTTTATTAGTATGGGATTTCCTGGAGAAATGGTTTCCAAAGTAATTCAGGAATATG GTGAGGAAAACGAAGATAAACTACTTGAAGAGCTTCTCACTTACTCA GCTCTAGAAAGTTCTCCTCAGCAACAACAGCAAGTTGAACCAGATCCCTGTTCTTCAGAGAATGCAGGGAGCTCGTGGGATGATTTATCATCCGATGATTCTTTTTCTGATGAA GAAATGCCAAAATCTGTTTCTAGGAATGGTGATCCATTACATACCCTGGTTAAAATGGGGTACAAGGAGGAGGAAGCTGTAATGGCCGTAGAAAGATTAG GTCCAAACGCCTCACTTGAGGACTTAGTTGATTTTATTGGTGTTGCTCAAATGGCAAAAGCAGAAGATGCCCTTCTGCCTCCTGAAGAAAAG CCACAATACAATGGGCATGCCAAACtaaaaaaaagaagtttgtaTGATTATGAAGTATTGGGCAAGAAAAAGCCAAAGATATTTGAGAAGAGAACACTGTGTGAGGAGGATGATGAGACACAGGCACTTCATCTGCCTAATCCGATGACTGGGTTTGGGGTTCCCACCGACCCAAATTCCATAATAACTCATAGACGAATTCCTGAAGATGCTATTGGGCCTCCTTACTTCTATTACGAGAATGTGGCGCTTGCACCAAAAGGTGTTTGGCAGACCATTTCTAGATTCCTGTACGATGTGGAGCCTGAGTATGTGGATTCCAAATATTTCTGTGCTGCAGCCAGGAAAAGGGGATATATTCACAATCTCCCCATTGAGAATAGATATCCTCTCCTACCTCTTCCACCACGCACAATACATGATGCATTTCCACTGTTGAAGAAGTGGTGGCCCTCATGGGATCCAAGGACCAAACTTAACTGTTTGCAAACGGTCACTGGAAGTGCAAAGCTGACAGAAAGAATAAGGAAAGCGGTGGAAAGCTGTGAAGAATTTGAAGATCCACCAGAAAGTGTAAAAAAGTATGTGCTTGATCAATGCCGGAAGTGGAACCTTGTTTGGGTGGGAAAGAACAAGGTTGCCCCCCTAGAGCCAGATGAAGTTGAAACATTGTTGGGCTTCCCAAGGAACCACACAAGGGGTGGTGGGATAAGTAGGACTGATAGATTCAAATCACTTGGCAATTCGTTCCAG GTTGACACAGTGGCATACCACCTATCTGTTCTGAAGGAAATGTATCCTAATGGGATCAATCTTCTATCTCTCTTTTCTGGAATTGGTGGTGCAGAGGTAGCTCTTCATCGTCTCGGTGTCCCTCTAAAGAATGTAGTGTCGGTCGAAAAATCAGAGGTGAACAGGAACATTGTCCGAAGTTGGTGGGAACAAACTAATCAAAGAGGTAATTTAGTTGATTTGGATGATGTGCAGCAACTAGATGCTGTTCGTTTGGAGCAGCTGATGAGTGCATTTGGGGGTTTTGATCTCATTGTTGGTGGAAGTCCATGTAATAACCTTGCTGGAAGCAACAGGGTCAGTCGGAATGGACTCGAGGGCGAACATTCATCCCTCTTTTTTGATTACTTTCGGATTTTAGATTTGGTTAAAAATATGTCACCAAATTATAGATGA
- the LOC101493260 gene encoding polygalacturonase At1g48100, producing MKTMNINTITFIIVIVLSVWYSNFERCSATRGWRTLKASSSTFNVLDFGAKGDGHTDDTKAFEDAWAAACKIEASTMVVPSGSVFLLKPISFSGSNCELNIVFQLDGKIIAPTSASAWGSGTLQWLEFTKLNKITIKGKGVIDGQGSVWWDNTGKLPKTKPTALRFYGSNGVTVTGVTIQNSQQTHLKFDTCTNVQVFDITISSPGDSPNTDGIHLQNSQDVVIYSSTLGCGDDCVSVQTGCSNILVHNVNCGPGHGISIGSLGKMNTKACVSNVTVRDTTLHNTLTGVRIKTWQGGSGSVNNIMFSNIQVSDVETPITIDQYYCDGGKCHNETSAVAISGIHYVNVKGTYIKDPIYFACSDSLPCVGITLDTIKLEPSQSSNVPFCWEAYGELKTQTEPPVDCLQKGSSSSAGIMSSKQSSC from the exons ATGAAGACTATGAATATAAATACTATTACATTTATCATTGTCATTGTTTTATCTGTTTGGTATTCTAATTTTGAAAGATGTAGTGCCACAAGAGGTTGGAGGACACTCAAAGCTTCATCTTCTACTTTTAATGTATTAGATTTCGGAGCTAAAGGGGATGGACATACCGACGACACAAAG GCTTTTGAGGATGCATGGGCAGCTGCTTGTAAGATAGAGGCCTCGACAATGGTTGTTCCATCTGGTTCTGTTTTTCTACTCAAACCAATTTCATTCTCAGGCTCTAATTGTGAACTAAACATTGTTTTTCAG CTAGATGGAAAAATAATTGCTCCTACAAGTGCTTCAGCTTGGGGGTCAGGTACCCTACAATGGCTTGAGTTTACTAAATTGAACAAGATTACAATCAAAGGTAAAGGTGTCATTGATGGTCAAGGCTCTGTTTGGTGGGATAATACTGGAAAACTGCCAAAAACAAAACCAACC GCACTAAGGTTTTATGGAAGTAATGGTGTAACAGTGACAGGTGTAACCATTCAGAATAGTCAACAGACCCATCTAAAATTTGATACATGCACAAATGTTCAAGTCTTTGATATAACAATTTCATCACCTGGTGATAGTCCTAACACAGATGGAATTCACCTACAAAATTCCCAAGATGTTGTAATTTATAGTAGCACACTTGGTTGTG GTGATGATTGTGTTTCTGTTCAAACTGGATGTTCCAACATATTGGTGCACAATGTGAATTGTGGACCTGGTCATGGAATTAGTATTGGAAGTCTTGGAAAAATGAATACCAAAGCTTGTGTTTCAAATGTCACAGTTCGTGATACTACTCTTCATAACACTTTGACTGGTGTCAGAATCAAAACATGGCAG GGAGGCTCTGGCTCAGTAAACAATATAATGTTCTCAAACATTCAAGTTTCTGATGTTGAAACTCCAATTACAATTGATCAATATTATTGTGATGGTGGAAAGTGTCATAATGAAACTTCAGCTGTGGCAATTTCAGGCATACATTATGTAAATGTAAAAGGAACATACATTAAAGATCCTATTTATTTTGCATGTAGTGATAGTTtaccttgtgttggtataaccCTTGATACCATAAAGCTTGAACCAAGCCAAAGTTCCAATGTTCCTTTTTGTTGGGAAGCATATGGTGAGTTGAAGACTCAAACAGAACCTCCTGTTGATTGTCTCCAAAAAGGAAGTTCATCAAGTGCTGGAATCATGTCTAGCAAACAAAGTTCTTGCTAA
- the LOC101493582 gene encoding ADP-ribosylation factor 1, whose product MGLTFTKLFSRLFAKKEMRILMVGLDAAGKTTILYKLKLGEIVTTIPTIGFNVETVEYKNISFTVWDVGGQDKIRPLWRHYFQNTQGLIFVVDSNDRDRVVEARDELHRMLNEDELRDAVLLVFANKQDLPNAMNAAEITDKLGLHSLRQRHWYIQSTCATSGEGLYEGLDWLSNNIASKA is encoded by the exons ATGGGGTTAACATTCACGAAGCTGTTCAGTAGGTTATTTGCGAAGAAGGAAATGAGAATTTTGATGGTTGGTCTCGATGCTGCTGGTAAGACAACCATCTTGTATAAACTCAAGCTTGGAGAAATCGTCACAACCATCCCCACCATTG GGTTCAATGTTGAAACCGTGGAGTACAAGAACATCAGCTTCACTGTGTGGGATGTCGGGGGTCAGGACAAG ATCCGCCCATTGTGGAGGCACTACTTCCAGAACACCCAGGGTCTCATTTTCGTGGTTGATAGCAATGATAGAGACCGAGTGGTTGAGGCAAGGGACGAGTTGCACAGGATGTTGAATGAG GATGAACTTCGAGATGCTGTTTTGCTTGTTTTTGCCAACAAACAAGATCTTCCCAATGCAATGAATGCTGCAGAAATAACTGACAAGCTTGGACTTCATTCACTCCGCCAACGCCACTG GTATATTCAGAGCACTTGTGCAACTTCTGGAGAGGGTCTTTACGAAGGTTTGGATTGGCTTTCTAACAACATTGCTAGCAAG GCATAA